Proteins encoded by one window of Kribbella italica:
- a CDS encoding heavy metal translocating P-type ATPase produces MPTTDTEAAAVREQTSKPLGPAASGWWRSAWTLPEVRWATAATVLFLAGLVVDLAGGPVWGYWSLFLACYVAGGWEPGWAGLQELRNKRLDVDLLMVAAAIGAASIGQVLDGGLLIVIFATSGALEAVATKRTEDSVRGLLDLAPETATRVATANVAEELEELVRVADLAVGDVIFVRPGERIGADGTVLDGGSEVDQATITGEPLPVDKTIGDEVFAGTLNGTGALRIRVDRPAAESVVARIAGLVEEAARTKAKTQLFIEKIEQRYSIGMVAATVALFVIPLLFGQPVTPTLLRAMTFMIVASPCAVVLATMPPLLAAIANAGRHGVLVKSAVVMEQLGATTQVAIDKTGTLTRGTPHLAAIKVLEDAPFTRDEVLVIAASAEHPSEHPLAAAVVSAARTAGLALLPVQAFTATAGLGVTATVDGRQVQIGAPAAFLIGSANRDQAARSAIAELQETGATAVVVLVDGDPVAVLGIVDQLRAEAAAAVKQLTQLTGKPPVLLTGDNAATAGEVASAVGITDIHAELLPDGKVAAVRDLQAAGERVTVVGDGINDAPALAAAQAGIAMGRAGSDLTLQTADAVVVRDDLTTIPAVIALSRRARRVVTANLIIAATFITVLVIWDLVGHLPLPLGVAGHEGSTVIVGLNGLRLLRSAAWNRAANQTAQRR; encoded by the coding sequence ATGCCGACGACAGACACCGAAGCCGCCGCAGTCCGCGAGCAGACATCGAAACCACTTGGGCCGGCAGCCAGCGGCTGGTGGCGTAGCGCGTGGACGCTGCCCGAGGTGCGGTGGGCGACCGCGGCAACGGTCCTTTTCCTGGCCGGGCTGGTGGTCGACCTTGCGGGTGGACCGGTGTGGGGCTACTGGTCGCTGTTCTTGGCCTGCTACGTCGCGGGCGGGTGGGAACCGGGCTGGGCCGGGCTCCAGGAACTGCGGAACAAGCGGCTGGACGTCGACCTGCTGATGGTCGCGGCCGCGATCGGCGCCGCCTCGATCGGGCAGGTCCTGGACGGCGGTCTGCTGATCGTCATCTTCGCCACCTCCGGCGCGTTGGAGGCGGTCGCGACCAAACGCACCGAGGACTCGGTGCGCGGACTGCTCGATCTCGCACCCGAGACCGCCACCCGGGTCGCAACTGCCAATGTGGCCGAAGAACTGGAGGAGCTGGTCCGGGTCGCCGACCTGGCCGTCGGCGACGTCATCTTCGTGCGGCCGGGCGAGCGGATCGGCGCCGACGGGACCGTCCTCGACGGCGGCAGTGAGGTCGACCAGGCCACCATCACCGGCGAACCACTACCGGTCGACAAGACCATCGGCGACGAAGTGTTCGCCGGCACCCTCAACGGCACCGGCGCGCTGAGGATCCGGGTCGATCGCCCGGCCGCCGAATCGGTGGTCGCCAGGATCGCCGGCCTGGTCGAGGAAGCCGCCCGGACCAAAGCCAAGACGCAGCTGTTCATCGAGAAGATCGAACAGCGGTACTCGATCGGCATGGTCGCCGCAACCGTCGCGCTGTTCGTGATCCCGCTGCTGTTCGGGCAACCGGTCACACCGACACTGCTGCGGGCGATGACGTTCATGATCGTCGCCTCACCCTGCGCGGTCGTGCTCGCGACCATGCCACCGCTGCTGGCGGCGATCGCCAACGCCGGCCGCCACGGCGTACTGGTGAAGTCCGCGGTGGTGATGGAACAACTCGGCGCGACCACGCAGGTCGCGATCGACAAGACCGGCACCCTGACGCGCGGAACGCCTCACCTCGCCGCGATCAAGGTCCTCGAGGACGCGCCGTTCACCCGCGACGAAGTTCTCGTGATCGCCGCTTCGGCCGAGCACCCCAGCGAGCACCCACTCGCCGCAGCGGTCGTGTCGGCCGCCCGCACGGCCGGCCTCGCTCTGTTACCTGTGCAGGCGTTCACTGCGACTGCAGGCCTCGGGGTGACCGCCACGGTCGATGGCCGCCAGGTGCAGATCGGCGCCCCGGCAGCGTTCCTGATCGGATCCGCCAACCGCGATCAGGCAGCCCGTTCGGCGATCGCCGAGTTGCAGGAGACAGGGGCGACAGCGGTCGTCGTGCTGGTTGACGGTGATCCGGTCGCCGTTCTCGGGATCGTCGACCAGCTCCGCGCCGAGGCGGCAGCCGCGGTCAAGCAACTGACCCAGCTCACCGGGAAGCCGCCGGTCCTGCTCACCGGAGACAACGCCGCGACTGCCGGCGAGGTTGCCTCGGCAGTCGGCATCACCGACATCCATGCCGAGCTGCTACCCGACGGCAAGGTCGCCGCGGTCCGTGACCTCCAAGCCGCCGGGGAACGCGTCACGGTTGTCGGTGACGGCATCAACGACGCGCCCGCGCTGGCCGCCGCGCAGGCCGGTATCGCCATGGGCCGCGCCGGATCCGACCTGACTCTGCAGACTGCCGACGCGGTCGTTGTCCGCGACGACCTCACCACCATCCCGGCCGTGATCGCACTCTCCCGGCGGGCCCGCCGTGTCGTGACCGCGAATTTGATCATCGCAGCCACCTTCATCACCGTCCTGGTGATCTGGGACCTTGTCGGCCACCTGCCTCTGCCGCTCGGCGTCGCCGGCCACGAAGGCTCCACCGTCATCGTCGGCCTCAACGGCCTGCGCCTGCTGCGCAGCGCGGCCTGGAACCGCGCCGCCAACCAGACAGCTCAGCGCCGCTGA
- a CDS encoding ArsR/SmtB family transcription factor has protein sequence MHSSIEHFEMPNEEQVHLAAESFRLMADPTRIKVLWALLQGESSVACLAELAGAAPAAVSQHLAKLRLAGLVKGRREGTFVYYSAADDHVKGLLDQALFHADHLDRDLPGAGSRTATHPG, from the coding sequence ATGCACTCGTCGATCGAGCACTTCGAGATGCCGAACGAGGAGCAGGTCCACCTGGCCGCGGAGTCGTTCCGGCTGATGGCCGACCCGACCCGGATCAAGGTCCTGTGGGCGCTGCTCCAAGGTGAGTCGTCGGTTGCCTGCCTGGCTGAGCTTGCCGGCGCGGCCCCCGCGGCGGTGAGTCAGCACCTGGCCAAACTCCGCCTGGCCGGCCTGGTGAAGGGCCGCCGGGAGGGCACCTTCGTGTACTACTCGGCCGCCGACGACCATGTGAAGGGTTTGCTGGACCAGGCGCTGTTCCACGCCGACCACCTCGACCGTGACCTGCCCGGAGCGGGCAGCCGTACGGCGACGCATCCGGGCTGA
- a CDS encoding heavy metal translocating P-type ATPase: MVKATRHGQDHQHSGHGDHGGHDKHAGHDPEMFRRKFWLSLLLTLPIVATSHMVMDWFGYTLDFPAMSWVGPVLGTFVFFYGGRPFLVGGIREVRDRAPGMMLLISMAITVAYVASLATSLGVFDLDFWWELAALVTIMLLGHWQEMKAIGQAQGALAALAALLPDDAERVTGDGVETVSINELNVGDVVLVRSGARVPADGEIVDGAAELDESMITGESRPVSRTTGDRVVAGTVATDSAIRVGVDAIGDDTALAGIQRLVSEAQQSSGRAQVLADRFAAMLFYIATAAALVTFLAWWAFGTLDESVVRTVTVLVIACPHALGLAIPLVIALSTAVAAKAGILVKDRLALERMRTVNAVLFDKTGTLTKGEHIVTGIAGDGIDEAEVLRIAGAVEADSEHPLARAIVTAADQRDGRGKAGDFKSLTGRGVRASVDGSTYAVGGPALLRELDATVPSVLRDRAEEWSARGAAVLYLLRVDGSAAVATAAIALEDEVRPEAREAVEQLRAIGVAKIVMITGDAEPVARAVAADLGFRDGIDEVFAEVLPADKDKAVSELQARGLTVAMVGDGVNDAPALARADVGIAIGAGTDVAIESAGVVLASSDPRGVTGIIRLSKASYRKMIQNLAWAAGYNIVAIPLAAGALAWAGFTLSPAIGAVLMSASTIVVAANAQLLRRIHLTPQR, translated from the coding sequence ATGGTGAAGGCCACCCGACACGGCCAGGATCACCAGCACTCTGGTCACGGAGACCACGGCGGGCATGACAAGCACGCCGGGCACGACCCGGAGATGTTCCGCCGCAAGTTCTGGCTCAGTCTGCTGCTGACGCTGCCGATCGTTGCCACCAGCCACATGGTGATGGACTGGTTCGGCTACACCCTGGACTTCCCGGCGATGAGCTGGGTCGGTCCGGTGCTCGGCACCTTCGTGTTCTTCTACGGCGGCCGGCCGTTCCTGGTCGGCGGCATCCGGGAGGTGCGTGATCGGGCTCCGGGCATGATGCTGCTGATCTCGATGGCGATCACCGTCGCCTACGTCGCCTCCCTGGCCACCAGTCTCGGGGTCTTCGACCTGGACTTCTGGTGGGAGCTCGCGGCGCTGGTCACCATCATGCTGCTGGGCCACTGGCAAGAGATGAAGGCCATCGGCCAGGCCCAAGGCGCCCTCGCCGCACTGGCCGCGCTGCTGCCCGACGACGCCGAACGGGTCACCGGCGACGGCGTCGAAACCGTCTCGATCAACGAGCTGAACGTCGGCGACGTCGTACTGGTCAGGTCTGGTGCGCGGGTACCGGCCGACGGCGAGATCGTCGACGGCGCCGCCGAGCTGGACGAGTCGATGATCACCGGCGAATCCCGCCCGGTCTCACGCACCACCGGCGACCGCGTCGTCGCCGGGACCGTGGCGACCGATTCAGCGATCCGGGTCGGCGTCGACGCCATCGGCGACGACACCGCACTCGCCGGCATCCAGCGGCTCGTGAGCGAAGCGCAGCAGTCCAGCGGACGGGCCCAAGTCCTGGCCGACCGCTTCGCCGCAATGCTGTTCTACATCGCCACCGCCGCCGCCCTGGTCACCTTCCTGGCCTGGTGGGCCTTCGGCACGCTCGACGAATCGGTCGTCAGGACCGTGACCGTCCTGGTGATCGCCTGCCCCCACGCCCTCGGACTGGCCATCCCGCTGGTGATCGCACTGTCCACAGCGGTCGCAGCGAAGGCCGGGATCCTGGTGAAGGACCGCCTGGCACTGGAACGGATGCGGACCGTCAACGCGGTACTGTTCGACAAGACCGGCACCCTGACCAAGGGCGAGCACATCGTCACCGGCATCGCCGGCGACGGGATCGACGAGGCTGAGGTCCTGCGCATCGCCGGTGCCGTCGAAGCCGACAGCGAGCACCCACTGGCCCGGGCCATCGTCACCGCGGCCGACCAGCGGGACGGGCGCGGCAAGGCCGGCGATTTCAAGTCGCTGACGGGCCGTGGCGTCCGGGCCTCGGTCGACGGCTCCACCTACGCAGTCGGCGGGCCCGCGCTGCTGCGCGAGCTCGACGCCACCGTCCCGAGCGTTCTGCGCGACCGCGCCGAGGAATGGTCCGCACGAGGCGCCGCGGTGCTGTACCTGCTGCGCGTCGACGGATCGGCTGCGGTCGCGACCGCGGCGATCGCCCTCGAGGACGAGGTCCGGCCCGAAGCCCGCGAAGCCGTCGAGCAACTCCGTGCGATCGGCGTGGCCAAGATCGTCATGATCACCGGCGACGCCGAACCCGTCGCCCGAGCCGTCGCCGCCGACCTCGGCTTCCGCGACGGCATCGACGAGGTGTTCGCCGAGGTCCTACCGGCCGACAAGGACAAGGCCGTCAGCGAACTGCAGGCCCGCGGCCTGACCGTGGCCATGGTCGGCGACGGCGTCAACGACGCCCCCGCGCTGGCCCGCGCCGACGTCGGCATCGCGATCGGCGCCGGCACCGACGTCGCCATCGAGTCGGCCGGAGTCGTGCTCGCCTCCTCCGACCCCCGCGGTGTCACCGGCATCATCCGGCTGTCCAAGGCGTCGTACCGCAAGATGATCCAGAACCTCGCCTGGGCCGCCGGGTACAACATCGTCGCCATCCCACTGGCCGCGGGAGCGCTGGCCTGGGCCGGGTTCACGCTCAGCCCCGCGATCGGCGCGGTCCTGATGTCGGCCTCGACCATCGTCGTGGCCGCCAACGCCCAACTCCTGCGCCGGATCCACCTCACACCCCAGCGCTGA
- a CDS encoding MFS transporter — protein sequence MSAGPGLAATGASETKARPGSRRLVGALAATQTVGYGVLYYAFGVVLGPMSRDLGISTATAAGALTVAVLVSGLLSIPVGRWLDARGGHALMTVGSVIGALAVLGWSQVQTVAGLYAVFVLIGVASAMVLYEPAFAVIVAVSSPGRRAKALLGVTLVAGFASSIFIPLTGQLVARLEWRCALVVLAVLLAVVTVPLHGLALRRMHASVEPVALHSPPAPGRALRDPAFWLLAATFVLHGAALAVIAVHLVLYLISLGHPAALAATLAGLLGLLSVTGRVVTTVSTRWLPMATIAGAIFVVQGAALSMLPVVGRHVMGAVGCLVLFGLGFGVASIATPAILLDRYGAAGYGTIAGTLAAPVLVARASAPLGGALVAAAAGYRLLVLLVAGACVLAGLLLLLAARLPTARPAAQVP from the coding sequence ATGTCTGCCGGTCCAGGTCTGGCCGCCACGGGAGCGTCCGAGACCAAGGCCAGACCTGGATCGAGGCGGCTGGTCGGCGCACTGGCCGCGACCCAGACCGTCGGGTACGGCGTTCTCTACTACGCCTTCGGTGTCGTTCTCGGTCCGATGAGCCGCGACCTGGGCATCTCGACCGCGACTGCGGCCGGCGCGCTCACTGTCGCGGTGCTCGTGTCCGGCCTGCTGTCGATTCCGGTCGGGCGGTGGCTGGATGCTCGGGGCGGTCACGCGTTGATGACCGTCGGATCGGTGATCGGTGCTCTCGCGGTCCTGGGGTGGTCGCAGGTCCAGACCGTGGCAGGGCTGTACGCCGTCTTCGTCCTGATCGGCGTCGCTTCGGCGATGGTGCTGTACGAGCCGGCGTTCGCCGTGATCGTCGCCGTGTCCAGCCCCGGACGGCGCGCGAAGGCCCTGCTCGGGGTCACCTTGGTCGCCGGGTTCGCCAGTTCGATCTTCATCCCGCTCACCGGACAGCTGGTGGCGAGGCTGGAGTGGCGCTGCGCCCTTGTTGTGCTGGCTGTTCTCCTCGCAGTCGTCACCGTGCCGCTGCACGGGCTGGCGTTACGCCGGATGCATGCGAGCGTCGAGCCCGTTGCGCTCCACAGCCCTCCGGCACCCGGTCGGGCGCTGCGCGATCCGGCGTTCTGGCTGCTCGCGGCGACCTTCGTGCTGCACGGCGCCGCGCTGGCCGTGATCGCCGTACACCTCGTGCTGTACCTGATCAGCCTCGGCCATCCGGCCGCCTTGGCGGCGACGCTCGCGGGTCTCCTCGGGCTCCTGTCGGTCACTGGCCGGGTGGTGACCACGGTGTCGACGCGATGGTTGCCGATGGCCACGATCGCCGGTGCGATCTTCGTCGTCCAGGGCGCCGCGCTGTCGATGCTCCCGGTGGTCGGACGGCACGTGATGGGAGCCGTCGGCTGCCTCGTCCTGTTCGGCCTCGGCTTCGGAGTCGCCTCGATCGCAACACCGGCGATCCTGCTGGATCGCTACGGCGCGGCCGGGTACGGCACGATCGCGGGCACCCTGGCGGCGCCCGTACTGGTGGCGAGAGCATCGGCGCCGCTCGGCGGAGCCCTGGTCGCAGCCGCGGCCGGCTACCGGCTACTCGTCCTCTTGGTCGCGGGCGCGTGCGTTCTGGCCGGACTGCTGCTTCTGCTGGCGGCCCGGCTGCCTACTGCGCGGCCGGCGGCTCAAGTGCCCTAG
- a CDS encoding DUF305 domain-containing protein → MRHHSWKTAVSTTLIALGSLTLAACGDDTDSGSMPGMNHATPPANNSSTTAAQAGEFNDADVTFATEMIPHHQQAVQMAGMAGYNATTAEVKKLATAIAAAQDREIKTMTGWLTLWGKPVPSPSHGGHNMPEMPGMMTEDEMSDLGDTRGAMFDRMWTEMMIEHHKGAITMAKTEQTTGKNADAVALAKKIETDQNREIATMQRLLGRLPVS, encoded by the coding sequence ATGCGACACCACTCCTGGAAGACCGCCGTCTCAACGACCCTGATCGCCTTGGGCAGCCTCACCCTGGCCGCCTGCGGCGACGACACCGACAGCGGCTCGATGCCCGGCATGAACCACGCCACTCCGCCGGCGAACAACTCGAGCACCACGGCCGCGCAGGCCGGGGAGTTCAACGACGCCGACGTCACGTTCGCGACCGAGATGATCCCGCACCACCAGCAGGCCGTGCAGATGGCCGGCATGGCCGGCTACAACGCCACCACGGCGGAGGTGAAGAAGCTCGCCACCGCGATCGCGGCCGCGCAGGACCGGGAGATCAAGACCATGACGGGCTGGCTGACCCTCTGGGGCAAGCCCGTACCGTCGCCGTCGCACGGCGGACACAACATGCCCGAGATGCCCGGCATGATGACCGAGGACGAGATGTCCGACCTCGGCGACACCCGCGGCGCGATGTTCGACCGGATGTGGACCGAAATGATGATCGAGCACCACAAGGGCGCGATCACCATGGCCAAAACCGAACAGACCACGGGCAAGAACGCCGACGCGGTCGCTTTGGCCAAGAAGATCGAGACCGACCAGAACCGCGAGATCGCCACCATGCAGCGACTGCTCGGCCGTCTCCCGGTCAGCTGA
- a CDS encoding ABC transporter permease: MPIVDRAPYAASVGSELGRFLTVPQTSGTDRWDGLVSIDDEPPADWRDQAAEHFADVAEVLTPGPQRRIESFLRAPLPSQAQELAFSHNRTIEARAVKPIQAEIHRRRLTAVASTASVCPVTGAAGLLAHGVLLGWLFGREFTDGTISGLFALPVPGRTVAAAKLTVHLAWSVIASVALLAGLAVLDLAVGLGNIPGDAVPALGRQLALSVLTAAIAVPALWAISAGTEVSTAQLVPIAPVVVAGTALTMLSWLRLQLDR; encoded by the coding sequence TTGCCGATCGTCGACCGGGCGCCGTACGCCGCTTCCGTCGGCTCGGAGCTCGGGAGGTTTCTCACCGTGCCGCAGACGTCGGGCACCGATCGATGGGACGGCCTGGTCAGCATCGACGACGAACCGCCGGCGGACTGGCGCGACCAAGCAGCCGAGCACTTCGCGGACGTTGCCGAAGTTCTGACACCCGGCCCGCAGCGCAGGATCGAGTCGTTCCTGCGCGCCCCACTGCCGAGCCAGGCGCAGGAGCTGGCCTTCTCACACAACAGGACGATCGAAGCGAGGGCCGTGAAACCGATCCAGGCCGAGATCCACCGGCGGCGGCTCACCGCGGTCGCGAGCACCGCTTCGGTGTGCCCGGTCACCGGCGCGGCCGGCTTGCTCGCCCACGGCGTCCTGCTCGGCTGGCTGTTCGGTCGCGAGTTCACCGACGGCACCATCAGCGGCCTTTTCGCCCTGCCGGTCCCCGGCCGAACCGTCGCCGCAGCGAAACTCACCGTCCACCTCGCCTGGAGCGTGATCGCGAGCGTCGCGCTTCTCGCCGGACTGGCGGTGCTCGATCTGGCCGTCGGCCTGGGCAACATCCCGGGCGACGCCGTACCGGCTCTCGGCCGTCAACTCGCCTTGTCGGTACTCACGGCGGCGATCGCCGTACCAGCGCTGTGGGCGATCAGCGCCGGCACCGAGGTATCCACGGCCCAACTCGTTCCCATCGCCCCCGTCGTAGTGGCAGGCACCGCGCTCACCATGCTCAGTTGGCTCCGACTCCAACTGGATCGCTGA
- a CDS encoding alpha/beta hydrolase has translation MDETAFRVAGFEALYADASMPQLAKLWQDIDAGNPVAPPQTYGDNAMSGRLHVICGDSRWPTSVSAYQRDALVDRIRYPMLGGASANIGPCAFWPNQHPEPPVKITSHGPSNVLVVQNERDPGTPLTGARKTRQALGHRARMITVDAGGHGVYPFTPSTCAKTAVDAFLVEGKLPARDLACLVEPRKK, from the coding sequence ATGGACGAGACCGCGTTCAGGGTCGCCGGGTTCGAGGCGCTGTACGCCGATGCGAGCATGCCGCAACTGGCCAAGCTCTGGCAGGACATCGACGCCGGCAACCCGGTCGCGCCGCCGCAGACCTACGGCGACAACGCCATGTCCGGCCGCCTGCACGTGATCTGCGGCGACAGCCGCTGGCCGACGTCGGTCAGCGCGTACCAGCGCGACGCCCTGGTCGACCGGATCAGGTACCCGATGCTCGGCGGAGCCTCCGCCAACATCGGCCCGTGCGCCTTCTGGCCGAACCAGCACCCCGAGCCGCCGGTGAAGATCACCAGCCACGGCCCCTCGAACGTCCTCGTGGTCCAGAACGAGCGCGACCCCGGAACGCCCCTGACCGGCGCGCGGAAAACCCGGCAAGCCCTCGGCCACCGGGCCAGGATGATCACGGTCGACGCGGGCGGCCACGGTGTCTACCCCTTCACCCCCAGCACGTGCGCGAAGACCGCGGTCGACGCATTCCTTGTCGAAGGCAAGCTTCCGGCGCGCGACCTGGCGTGCCTGGTGGAGCCGAGGAAGAAATAG